The Triticum aestivum cultivar Chinese Spring chromosome 7B, IWGSC CS RefSeq v2.1, whole genome shotgun sequence genome window below encodes:
- the LOC123162158 gene encoding protein MKS1, translating into MATTTSYDNADVRHRALGVHAASRKIGKPAPSSSQAQQQNRKPVIIYMVSPKVIHVEAHEFMSLVQRLTGPEVAGEDGRERASTSSSSPRTATDRAGRAAQPVRVKARALNRPGPAVSVSVTATRQQQQNVPPSWAGPSPSPTTGFLFHDLSPLRGGALKGEAPMVSPWLHQTSDHFLSPGGASALCSPSGFLDIFGPLSSQQQ; encoded by the coding sequence ATGGCCACCACCACGAGCTACGACAACGCCGACGTCCGGCACAGGGCCCTAGGCGTGCACGCCGCGTCCCGCAAGATCGGCAAGCCGGCGCCGTCGTCTTCGCAGGCGCAGCAGCAGAACCGGAAGCCCGTCATCATCTACATGGTGTCCCCCAAGGTGATCCACGTGGAGGCCCACGAGTTCATGTCGCTCGTGCAGCGGCTCACCGGCCCTGAGGTCGCCGGGGAGGACGGGCGGGAGAGGGCGTCGACCTCGTCTTCTTCCCCGAGGACCGCGACGGACAGGGCCGGGAGGGCGGCCCAGCCTGTGCGCGTCAAGGCCCGCGCCCTCAACCGGCCCGGCCCCGCGGTGTCCGTCTCGGTGACGGCCACGAGACAGCAGCAGCAGAACGTGCCGCCGTCGTGGGCggggccgtcgccgtcgccaacgaCGGGGTTCCTGTTCCACGACCTCAGCCCGCTCCGCGGCGGGGCGCTCAAGGGCGAGGCGCCCATGGTCTCCCCGTGGCTGCACCAGACCAGCGACCATTTCTTGAGCCCCGGCGGCGCGTCGGCTCTCTGCTCGCCGTCCGGCTTCCTCGACATCTTCGGGCCGCTCTCATCTCAGCAGCAATGA
- the LOC123161360 gene encoding DNA-directed RNA polymerase III subunit RPC6: MPPRKRPLEPSSGMPAQPDAKPVISPASKSTSAPAPAPAPASAPEILPASILNNLPGPEREVYKRIYEAGNKGMWSQDIRYAMKLAAPTLTKLTRALVQRGILKEVTDVRHRGKKVFMDARIEPSPEITGGTWYHNGQLDTDAVAAVRRRCLDQIDRLGAATPDMVHKGVEREDPRAGYAIDQIRDILQTMALDRVLEECRSTGEGEFSAVRAGRVCYRRGGAPQGGMIEGIPCGVCPRIDECSPDGVISPTTCVYYKKWLQMDF, from the coding sequence ATGCCGCCGCGGAAGCGCCCGCTGGAACCGTCCTCGGGCATGCCAGCCCAACCGGATGCCAAGCCCGTCATTTCTCCGGCCTCCAAATCCACCTCCGCCCCCGCCCCTGCCCCCGCTCCCGCCTCCGCCCCGGAGATCCTGCCTGCCTCCATCCTCAACAACCTCCCGGGGCCGGAGCGGGAGGTCTACAAGCGCATCTACGAGGCGGGCAACAAGGGAATGTGGAGCCAGGACATCCGCTACGcgatgaagctcgccgccccgacTCTCACCAAGCTCACCCGCGCCCTCGTCCAGCGGGGTATCCTCAAGGAGGTCACCGATGTCCGCCACCGCGGGAAGAAGGTCTTCATGGACGCCCGCATCGAGCCCTCCCCCGAGATCACCGGCGGAACCTGGTATCACAACGGCCAGCTCGATACCGACGCCGTGGCGGCCGTGCGCCGCAGGTGCCTCGACCAGATTGACAGGCTCGGCGCTGCCACCCCGGACATGGTCCACAAGGGCGTCGAGAGGGAAGACCCCAGGGCAGGGTACGCTATCGATCAGATCAGGGACATCCTGCAGACCATGGCGCTAGACAGGGTGCTGGAGGAGTGCAGGAGCACCGGGGAGGGAGAGTTTAGCGCGGTCAGAGCCGGGAGGGTGTGCTACCGGCGGGGTGGTGCGCCGCAGGGCGGCATGATAGAAGGGATTCCATGTGGGGTTTGTCCCAGGATCGATGAGTGCTCGCCGGATGGGGTCATCTCGCCAACCACTTGTGTCTACTACAAGAAATGGCTGCAGATGGACTTCTAG